Proteins encoded in a region of the Pseudomonas syringae KCTC 12500 genome:
- the acnA gene encoding aconitate hydratase AcnA codes for MPSLDSLKSLKTLEIDNKTYHYFSLPEAARSLGDLDKLPMSLKVLLENLLRWEDNKTVTGNDLKALADWLTERRSDREIQYRPARVLMQDFTGVPAVVDLAAMRAAVAKAGGDPQRINPLSPVDLVIDHSVMVDKFGNAEAFGENVDIEMQRNGERYAFLRWGQSAFDNFSVVPPGTGICHQVNLEYLGRTVWTKEEDGRTYAFPDTLVGTDSHTTMINGLGVLGWGVGGIEAEAAMLGQPVSMLIPEVIGFRLTGKLKEGITATDLVLTVTQMLRKKGVVGKFVEFYGDGLADLPLADRATIANMAPEYGATCGFFPVDDVTLDYLRLSGRPEETVKLVEAYCKAQGLWRLAGQEPVFTDSLELDMSTVEASLAGPKRPQDRVALPNVSKAFSDFLGLQVKPAKVDEGRLESEGGGGVAVGNEAQVSGETQYEYDGQTYHLKDGAVVIAAITSCTNTSNPSVMMAAGLVAKKAVEKGLKRKPWVKSSLAPGSKVVTDYYNAAGLTQYLDALGFDLVGYGCTTCIGNSGPLLEPIEKAIQQSDLTVASVLSGNRNFEGRVHPLVKTNWLASPPLVVAYALAGSVRIDISSEPLGEGADGKPVYLRDIWPSQQEIADAVASVNTGMFHKEYAEVFAGDEQWQAIEVPQAATYVWQDDSTYIQHPPFFDGIDGPLPVIEDVENARILALLGDSVTTDHISPAGNIKADSPAGRYLQEKGVKYQDFNSYGSRRGNHEVMMRGTFANIRIRNEMLGGEEGGNTVYVPSGEKLAIYDAAMRYQAEGTPLVIIAGLEYGTGSSRDWAAKGTNLLGVKAVIAESFERIHRSNLVGMGVLPLQFKNGQTRKTLGLTGKETLKITGLTNADVQPGMSLTLHIEREDGSKETVDVLCRIDTLNEVEYFKSGGILHYVLRQLIAS; via the coding sequence ATGCCCTCCCTCGATAGCCTGAAGAGCCTTAAAACCCTCGAAATCGATAACAAGACCTACCACTACTTCAGCCTGCCGGAAGCCGCCCGATCACTGGGCGATCTGGACAAGCTGCCCATGTCACTCAAGGTGCTGCTGGAAAACCTGCTGCGCTGGGAAGACAACAAGACGGTAACCGGCAACGACCTCAAGGCCCTCGCCGACTGGTTGACCGAGCGTCGTTCGGACCGGGAAATTCAATACCGCCCTGCCCGCGTCCTGATGCAGGACTTCACCGGCGTACCGGCGGTGGTCGATCTGGCCGCCATGCGCGCGGCCGTGGCCAAGGCCGGCGGCGATCCGCAGCGAATCAACCCCCTTTCCCCGGTGGACCTGGTGATCGACCACTCGGTGATGGTCGACAAGTTTGGCAACGCCGAAGCCTTCGGCGAGAACGTCGATATCGAGATGCAGCGCAACGGCGAGCGCTACGCGTTCCTGCGCTGGGGCCAGAGCGCTTTCGATAATTTCAGCGTGGTGCCACCCGGCACCGGCATTTGCCATCAGGTGAACCTCGAATATCTGGGCCGCACGGTATGGACCAAGGAAGAGGACGGCCGCACTTACGCGTTCCCGGACACCCTGGTCGGTACCGACTCGCACACCACGATGATCAACGGCCTGGGCGTGCTGGGCTGGGGCGTGGGCGGTATCGAAGCCGAAGCGGCGATGCTCGGCCAGCCGGTGTCGATGCTGATCCCGGAAGTGATCGGTTTCCGGCTGACCGGCAAACTGAAGGAAGGCATCACCGCCACCGACCTGGTGCTCACTGTCACCCAGATGCTGCGCAAGAAAGGTGTGGTCGGCAAGTTTGTCGAGTTCTACGGCGACGGCCTGGCCGATCTGCCGCTGGCCGACCGCGCGACCATTGCCAACATGGCGCCCGAATATGGCGCGACCTGCGGCTTCTTCCCGGTCGATGACGTGACGCTGGACTACCTGCGTCTGTCAGGTCGCCCCGAAGAAACCGTCAAGCTGGTCGAAGCTTATTGCAAGGCTCAGGGTCTATGGCGCCTGGCGGGCCAGGAACCGGTGTTCACCGACAGCCTGGAACTGGACATGAGCACGGTCGAAGCCAGCCTTGCCGGCCCCAAGCGCCCTCAGGATCGTGTAGCACTGCCGAATGTCTCCAAGGCGTTCAGCGATTTCCTCGGTCTGCAGGTCAAGCCTGCCAAGGTCGATGAAGGTCGGCTGGAAAGCGAAGGCGGCGGCGGTGTCGCGGTTGGCAACGAGGCTCAGGTCAGTGGCGAAACCCAATATGAATACGACGGCCAGACTTATCACCTGAAAGACGGCGCCGTGGTGATCGCAGCGATCACGTCCTGCACCAATACCTCCAACCCCAGCGTCATGATGGCAGCCGGGTTGGTCGCGAAAAAAGCCGTCGAGAAAGGCCTGAAACGCAAGCCGTGGGTGAAAAGCTCGCTGGCTCCCGGTTCCAAAGTGGTGACCGATTATTACAACGCAGCGGGTCTGACCCAATACCTCGACGCCCTGGGCTTCGATCTGGTCGGTTACGGCTGCACCACCTGCATCGGCAACTCCGGTCCGCTGCTGGAGCCTATCGAGAAAGCCATTCAGCAGTCCGACCTGACCGTTGCGTCGGTGCTGTCGGGCAACCGCAACTTCGAGGGCCGCGTCCATCCGCTGGTCAAGACCAACTGGCTGGCATCGCCCCCCCTGGTAGTTGCCTATGCGCTGGCAGGCTCGGTGCGCATCGACATCAGCAGCGAGCCGCTGGGCGAAGGTGCAGACGGCAAGCCGGTTTATCTGCGTGATATCTGGCCGAGTCAGCAGGAAATCGCCGACGCCGTGGCCAGCGTCAACACCGGCATGTTCCATAAGGAATACGCCGAAGTCTTTGCCGGCGACGAACAATGGCAAGCCATCGAGGTGCCGCAGGCTGCCACCTACGTCTGGCAGGACGATTCCACCTATATTCAGCACCCGCCGTTCTTCGACGGCATCGACGGTCCGCTGCCGGTTATCGAAGACGTGGAAAACGCGCGCATCCTGGCCCTGCTGGGCGACTCGGTAACCACCGACCACATCTCACCCGCCGGTAATATCAAGGCCGACAGTCCTGCCGGGCGCTACCTTCAGGAGAAAGGCGTCAAGTATCAGGACTTCAACTCTTACGGCTCGCGCCGTGGCAACCATGAAGTGATGATGCGCGGGACGTTTGCCAATATCCGCATTCGCAACGAAATGCTCGGTGGTGAAGAAGGTGGCAACACGGTGTATGTGCCCTCCGGCGAGAAGCTGGCGATCTACGACGCAGCCATGCGCTATCAGGCAGAAGGCACGCCGCTGGTGATCATTGCCGGTCTGGAATACGGCACGGGCTCAAGCCGTGACTGGGCTGCCAAAGGTACCAACTTGCTGGGCGTCAAGGCTGTCATCGCCGAAAGCTTTGAACGGATTCACCGCTCGAATCTGGTGGGCATGGGCGTGTTGCCATTGCAGTTCAAGAACGGCCAGACGCGCAAGACCCTCGGCCTGACCGGCAAGGAGACATTGAAGATCACCGGGCTGACCAACGCAGACGTGCAGCCGGGCATGAGCCTCACCCTGCATATAGAACGCGAAGACGGCAGCAAGGAAACCGTCGACGTGCTGTGCCGCATCGATACGCTTAACGAAGTGGAATACTTCAAGTCAGGTGGCATTCTGCATTACGTGCTGCGCCAGCTGATCGCGTCCTGA
- the rlmM gene encoding 23S rRNA (cytidine(2498)-2'-O)-methyltransferase RlmM translates to MNTLFMHCRPGFEGEVCSEIADHAARLDVAGYAKARPDTACAEFICTEADGAERLMNGQRFDKLIFPRQWARGLFLELPETDRISVILAQLAAFPTCGSLWLEVVDTNDGKELSNFCKKFEAPLRKALTQAGKLVDDPRKPRLLLTFKSGREVFLGLADADNSAMWPMGIPRLKFPREAPSRSTLKLEEAWHHFIPRDQWDERLSGDMTGVDLGAAPGGWTYQLVRRGMLVTAIDNGPMAESLMDTGLVQHLMADGFTYKPRQPVDWMVCDIVEKPARNAALLETWLGEGLCREAVVNLKLPMKQRYAEVRRLLDRIEEGFQARGVRVSIGCKQLYHDREEVTCHLRRLDVAKAARK, encoded by the coding sequence ATGAATACACTGTTTATGCACTGCCGACCCGGTTTTGAGGGCGAAGTCTGCTCGGAAATAGCCGATCACGCCGCGCGCCTGGACGTGGCCGGGTATGCCAAGGCCCGTCCCGACACGGCCTGCGCCGAATTCATCTGCACCGAGGCGGATGGCGCCGAACGGCTGATGAACGGTCAGCGCTTCGACAAGCTGATCTTTCCCCGGCAGTGGGCGCGGGGTCTGTTTCTCGAGTTGCCGGAAACCGATCGCATCAGCGTGATTCTCGCGCAGCTGGCGGCGTTCCCGACCTGCGGCAGTCTGTGGCTGGAGGTCGTGGATACCAACGACGGCAAGGAACTGTCGAATTTCTGCAAGAAGTTCGAAGCGCCGCTGCGCAAGGCCCTGACTCAGGCGGGCAAACTGGTGGATGACCCGCGCAAGCCGCGTCTGCTGCTGACCTTCAAGAGTGGTCGCGAGGTGTTTCTCGGTCTGGCCGATGCGGACAACTCCGCCATGTGGCCCATGGGCATCCCGCGCCTCAAGTTTCCCCGCGAAGCGCCAAGCCGGTCGACCTTGAAGCTTGAAGAGGCCTGGCACCACTTCATTCCCAGAGACCAGTGGGACGAGCGCCTTTCCGGCGACATGACCGGCGTGGACCTGGGTGCCGCGCCGGGCGGCTGGACGTATCAACTGGTGCGCCGCGGCATGCTGGTGACCGCCATCGATAACGGGCCGATGGCGGAAAGCCTGATGGACACCGGGCTGGTGCAGCATCTGATGGCGGACGGCTTTACCTACAAGCCTCGACAGCCCGTGGACTGGATGGTCTGCGACATCGTCGAAAAGCCTGCGCGCAATGCGGCGCTGCTGGAGACCTGGCTGGGTGAAGGCCTGTGCCGCGAAGCGGTGGTCAACCTCAAGTTGCCGATGAAACAGCGCTACGCTGAAGTACGCCGACTGCTCGACCGCATCGAAGAGGGCTTTCAGGCGCGAGGGGTACGGGTGTCCATCGGCTGCAAACAGCTCTACCACGACCGCGAAGAAGTCACCTGCCACCTGCGCAGGCTGGACGTGGCCAAAGCGGCGAGAAAGTGA